The following are encoded together in the Mesoplodon densirostris isolate mMesDen1 chromosome 2, mMesDen1 primary haplotype, whole genome shotgun sequence genome:
- the LOC132483219 gene encoding Golgi-associated RAB2 interactor protein 4-like, with product MSGDSLLPYHTARSSTWVDLFTTTTGKLQQQLHKGEYDHFKYAPIFESDFIQVTKRGGAIDVHNCGGMVTMGITSTSPVLPLPDIMLLARRATGCEKHAERSQDTKGKSHKAAKTLELTRLLPLECVRLSTHSREKQQLRVKLATGRCFYLQLCPPLDAREDLFAEWEQLIYLLRPPVDSESNTYAVPVWDMTCMPVFEEEQDGRSPAVEDFQGKGHQDQVSVSSLHTCPEVAGATPAAFAGGHGIQLDSHKPDTMPDAAAAKAKPTTGLDKASASRATTKVETAGVAGGTAAGALSTAVIESPATQERGTARAATASDGPGGSKTNTATGDTATTSLRSGKTALAGAENNSEYASSTSTSLSPGAGMTVVGAEPTSKTVKGRADKDHEGTLVSSLPQEGKVSKQGGSSQRVSQARKGRRERREHWGEDRALTSPSLCSSVESHHKAAGSKTIPKAAGPSSGGRRATRHDQKAKGHGSPGGSEQGTAPKGISRAPITRDSKTSHKSGRSLSPARSGPTTNILSRISSFFRNVRARLTKKTVASSRDKHGSILVEPVEGT from the coding sequence atgagtggggactctctgctcccgtatcacacggcccggagcagcacctgggtggacctgttcaccaccaccacggggaagctgcagcagcaactgcacaagggcgaatacgaccatttcaagtacgcgccgatattcgagagcgacttcatccaggtcacgaagaggggaggagcgattgacgtgcacaactgtggcggcatggtgaccatgggcatcacatccaccagccctgtcctcccgctcccagacatcatgctgctggcccgacgggccaccggctgtgAAAAGCACGCCGAGCGCAGCCAGGACACCAAGggcaagagccacaaggctgcaaagaccttagagctcaccaggctccttcccttggagtgCGTGAGGCTCTCCACTCACagtcgtgagaaacaacagctgcgtgTGAAGCttgccactggccgctgcttctacctgcagctgtgtccccctctggacgcgcgggaagacctcttcgccgagtgggaacagctgatttacctcctgcgaccaccagtggacagtgaaagcaacacctatgccgttcccgtctgggacatgacctgcatgcctgtgttcgaggaggagcaggacgggaggagcccggccgtggaggatttccaaggaaaggggcatcaggaccaggtgagcgtcagcagcctccacacgtgccctgaggtggccggggccacgcctgcagcttttgctggggggcacggaatccaactggactcccacaagcccgataccatgcccgatgcggCCGCTGCGAAAGCAAAACCTACTACAGGGCTCGACAAAGCGTCCGCGTCGCGGGCAACGaccaaggtggagacagcaggggtggcaggaggcaccgcggcGGGTGCTCTGAGCACGGCAGTGATCGAGTCTCCTGCCACTCAAGAGAggggcacggccagagcagccacagccagcgacgggcccggaggaagcaaaaccaacacagccactggggacacggccacaacatccctgaggagcgggaaaacggccttggcaggggctgagaacaattcagagtatgcttccagcacgtccaccagcctctccccaggggccggcatgactgtggtcggagcagaacctaccagcaagactgtcaaaggaagagccgacaaggaccatgaggggaccctcgtctcaagcttgccacaggaaggcaaagtgagcaaacagggtggcagctcacagagagtgtcccaggcccgcaagggaagaagggagaggagggagcactggggagaggacagggctctgacgagcccctcgctctgcagttccgtggaaagccaccacaaggcagcggggagcaagaccatccccaaagcagcgggCCCGtcctcaggcggccgcagagccactagacatgaccaaaaggccaaaggccacggcagcccggggggcagcgagcagggcactgcccccaaaggcatcagccgtgctcccatcaccagggactccaagacctcgcacaaatcgggcaggagcttatctccagcgcgttcaggtcccaccaccaacatactcagcaggatcagctctttcttcaggaatgtgagagccagacttacaaaaaagacggtggcctcatcacgagataaacatgggagcatcctggtggagccagtggaagggacctga
- the LOC132483220 gene encoding Golgi-associated RAB2 interactor protein 4-like gives MSGDSLLPYHTARSSTWVDLFTTTTGKLQQQLHKGEYDHFKYAPIFESNFIQVTKRGGAIDVHNCGGMVTMGITSTSPVLPLPDIMLLARRATGCEKHAERSQDTKGKSHKAAKTLELTRLLPLECVRLSAHSREKQQLRVKLATGRCFYLQLCPPLDAREDLFAEWEQLIYLLRPPVDSESNTYAVPVWDMTCMPVFEEEQDGRSPAVEDFQGKGHQDQVSVSSLHTCPEVAGATPAAFAGGHGIQLDSHKPDTMPDAAAAKAKPTTGLDKASTSRATTKVETAGVAGGTAAGALSTAVIESPAAQERGTARAATASDGPGGSKTNTATGDTATTSLRSGKTALAGAENNSEYASSTSTSLSPGAGMTVVGAEPTSKTVKGRADKDHEGTLVSSLPQEGKVSKQGGSSQRVSQARKGRRERREHWGEDRALTSPSLCSSVESHHKAAGSKTIPKAVGPCSGGRRATRHDQKAKGHGSPGGSEQGTAPKGISRAPITRDSKTSHKSGRSLSPARSGPTTNILSRISSFFRNVRARLTKKTVASSRDKHGSILAEPVEGT, from the coding sequence atgagtggggactctctgctcccgtatcacacggcccggagcagcacctgggtggacctgttcaccaccaccacggggaagctgcagcagcaactgcacaagggcGAATACGACCATTTCAAGTACGCGCCGATATTCGAGAGCAACttcatccaggtcacgaagaggggaggagcgattgacgtgcacaactgtggcggcatggtgaccatgggcatcacatccaccagccccgtcctcccgctcccagacatcatgctgctggcccgacgggccaccggctgtgAAAAGCACGCCGAGCGCAGCCAGGACACCAAGggcaagagccacaaggctgcaaagaccttagagctcaccaggctccttcccttggagtgCGTGAGGCTCTCCGCTCACagtcgtgagaaacaacagctgcgcgtgaagcttgccactggccgctgcttctacctgcagctgtgtccccctctggacgcgcgggaagacctcttcgccgagtgggaacagctgatttacctcctgcgaccaccagtggacagtgaaagcaacacctatgccgttcccgtctgggacatgacctgcatgcctgtgttcgaggaggagcaggacgggaggagcccggccgtggaggatttccaaggaaaggggcatcaggaccaggtgagcgtcagcagcctccacacgtgccctgaggtggccggggccacgcctgcagcttttgctggggggcacggaatccaactggactcccacaagcccgataccatgcccgatgcggCCGCTGCGAAAGCAAAACCTACTACAGGGCTCGACAAAGCGTCCACGTCGCGGGCAACGaccaaggtggagacagcaggggtggcaggaggcaccgcggcGGGTGCTCTGAGCACGGCAGTGATCGAGTCTCCTGCTGCTCAAGAGCggggcacggccagagcagccacagccagcgacgggcccggaggaagcaaaaccaacacagccactggggacacggccacaacatccctgaggagcgggaaaacggccttggcaggggctgagaacaattcagagtatgcttccagcacgtccaccagcctctccccaggggccggcatgactgtggtcggagcagaacctaccagcaagactgtcaaaggaagagccgacaaggaccatgaggggaccctcgtctcaagcttgccacaggaaggcaaagtgagcaaacagggtggcagctcacagagagtgtcccaggcccgcaagggaagaagggagaggagggagcactggggagaggacagggctctgacgagcccctcgctctgcagttccgtggaaagccaccacaaggcagcggggagcaagaccatccccaaagcagtgggcccgtgctcaggcggccgcagagccactagacatgaccaaaaggccaaaggccacggcagcccggggggcagcgagcagggcactgcccccaaaggcatcagccgtgctcccatcaccagggactccaagacctcgcacaaatcgggcaggagcttatctccagcgcgttcaggtcccaccaccaacatactcagcaggatcagctctttcttcaggaatgtgagagccagacttacaaaaaagacggtggcctcatcacgagataaacatgggagcatcctggcggagccagtggaagggacctga
- the LOC132483423 gene encoding Golgi-associated RAB2 interactor protein 4-like: MSGDSLLPYHTARSSTWVDLFTTTTGKLQQQLHKGEYDHFKYAPIFESDFIQVTKRGGAIDVHNCGGMLTMGITSTSPVLPLPDIMLLARRATGCEKHAECSQATKGKSHKAAKTLELTRLLPLEFVRLSTHSREKQQLRVKLATGRCFYLQLCPPLDAREDLFAEWEQLIYLLRPPVDSESNTYAVPVWDMTCMPVFKEEQDGRSPAVEDFQGKGHQDQVSVSSLHTCPGVAGATPAAFAGGHGIQLDSHKPDTMPDAAAAKAKPTTGLDKASASRATTKVETAGVAGGTAAGALSTAVIESPAAQERGTARAATASDGPGGSKTNTATGDTATTSLRSGKTALAGAENNSEHASSTSTSLSPGAGMTVVGAEHTSKTVKGRADKDHEGTLVSSLPQEGKVSKQGGSSQRVSQARKGRRERREHWGEDRALTSPSLCSSVESHHKAAGSKTIPKAAGPCSGGRRATRHDQKAKGHGSPGGSEQGTAPKGISRAPITRDSKTSHKSGRSLSPARSGPTTNILSRISSFFRNVRARLTKKTVASSRDKHGSILAEPVEGT, translated from the coding sequence gaggggaggaGCGATTGATGTGCACAACTGTGGCGGCATgctgaccatgggcatcacatccaccagccccgtcctcccgctcccagacatcatgctgctggcccgacgggccaccggctgtgaaaagcacgccgagtgcagccaggccaccaaggggaagagccacaaggctgcaaagaccttagagctcaccaggctccttcccttggagttCGTGAGGCTCTCCACTCACagtcgtgagaaacaacagctgcgcgtgaagcttgccaccggccgctgcttctacctgcagctgtgtccccctctggacgcgcgggaagacctcttcgccgagtgggaacagctgatttacctcctgcgaccaccagtggacagtgaaagcaacacctatgccgttcccgtctgggacatgacctgcatgcctgtgttcaaggaggagcaggacgggaggagcccggccgtggaggatttccaaggaaaggggcatcaggaccaggtgagcgtcagcagcctccacacgtgccctggggtggccggggccacgcctgcagcttttgctggggggcacggaatccaactggactcccacaagcccgataccatgcccgatgcggCCGCTGCGAAAGCAAAACCTACTACAGGGCTCGACAAAGCGTCCGCGTCGCGGGCAACGaccaaggtggagacagcaggggtggcaggaggcaccgcggcgggtgctctgagcacggcagtgatcgagtctcctgccgctcaagagcggggcacggccagagcagccacagccagcgacgggcccggaggaagcaaaaccaacacagccactggggacacggccacaacatccctgaggagcgggaaaacggccttggcaggggctgagaacaattcagagcatgcttccagcacgtccaccagcctctccccaggggccggcatgactgtggtcggagcagaacataccagcaagactgtcaaaggaagagccgacaaggaccatgaggggaccctcgtctcaagcttgccacaggaaggcaaagtgagcaaacagggtggcagctcacagagagtgtcccaggcccgcaagggaagaagggagaggagggagcactggggagaggacagggctctgacgagcccctcgctctgcagttccgtggaaagccaccacaaggcagcggggagcaagaccatccccaaagcagcgggcccgtgctcaggcggccgcagagccactagacatgaccaaaaggccaaaggccacggcagcccggggggcagcgagcagggcactgcccccaaaggcatcagccgtgctcccatcaccagggactccaagacctcgcacaaatcgggcaggagcttatctccagcgcgttcaggtcccaccaccaacatactcagcaggatcagctctttcttcaggaatgtgagagccagacttacaaaaaagacggtggcctcatcacgagataaacatgggagcatcctggcggagccagtggaagggacctga
- the LOC132483434 gene encoding Golgi-associated RAB2 interactor protein 4-like: protein MSGDSLLPYHTARSSTWVDLFTTTTGKLQQQLHKGEYDHFKYAPIFESDFIQVTKRGGAIDVHNCGGMVTMGITSTSPVLPLTDIMLLARRATGCEKHAERSQDTKGKSHKAAKTLELTRLLPLECVRLSTHSREKQQLRVKLATGRCFYLQLCPPLDAREDLFAEWEHLIYLLRRPVDSESNTYAVPVWDMTCMPVFEEEQDGRSPAVEDFQGKGHQDQVSVSSLHTCPEVAGATPAAFAGGHGIQLDSHKPDTMPDAAAAKAKPTTGLDKASTSRATTKVETAGVAGGTAAGALSTAVIESPAAQERGKARAATASDGPGGSKTNTATGDTATTSLRSGKTALAGAENNSEYASSTSTSLSPGAGMTVVGAEPTSKTVKGRADKDHEGTLVSSLPQEGKVSKQGGSSQRVSQARKGRRERREHWGEDRALTSPSLCSSVESHHKAAGSKTIPKAAGPCSGGRRATRHDQKAKGHGSPGGSEQGTAPKGISRAPITRDSKTSHKSGRSLSPARSGPTTNILSRISSFFRNVRARLTKKTVASSRDKHGSILAEPVEGT, encoded by the coding sequence atgagtggggactctctgctcccgtatcacacggcccggagcagcacctgggtggacctgttcaccaccaccacggggaagctgcagcagcaactgcacaagggcgaatacgaccatttcaagtacgcgccgatattcgagagcgacttcatccaggtcacgaagaggggaggagcgattgacgtgcacaactgtggcggcatggtgaccatgggcatcacatccaccagccccgtcctcccgctcacagacatcatgctgctggcccgacgggccaccggctgtgAAAAGCACGCCGAGCGCAGCCAGGACACCAAGggcaagagccacaaggctgcaaagaccttagagctcaccaggctccttcccttggagtgCGTGAGGCTCTCCACTCACagtcgtgagaaacaacagctgcgcgtgaagcttgccactggccgctgcttctacctgcagctgtgtccccctctggacgcgcgggaagacctcttcgccgagtgggaacacctgatttacctcctgcgacgaccagtggacagtgaaagcaacacctatgccgttcccgtctgggacatgacctgcatgcctgtgttcgaggaggagcaggacgggaggagcccggccgtggaggatttccaaggaaaggggcatcaggaccaggtgagcgtcagcagcctccacacgtgccctgaggtggccggggccacgcctgcagcttttgctggggggcacggaatccaactggactcccacaagcccgataccatgcccgatgcggCCGCTGCGAAAGCAAAACCTACTACAGGGCTCGACAAAGCGTCCACGTCGCGGGCAACGaccaaggtggagacagcaggggtggcaggaggcaccgcggcGGGTGCTCTGAGCACGGCAGTGATCGAGTCTCCTGCTGCTCAAGAGCGGGGCaaggccagagcagccacagccagcgacgggcccggaggaagcaaaaccaacacagccactggggacacggccacaacatccctgaggagcgggaaaacggccttggcaggggctgagaacaattcagagtatgcttccagcacgtccaccagcctctccccaggggccggcatgactgtggtcggagcagaacctaccagcaagactgtcaaaggaagagccgacaaggaccatgaggggaccctcgtctcaagcttgccacaggaaggcaaagtgagcaaacagggtggcagctcacagagagtgtcccaggcccgcaagggaagaagggagaggagggagcactggggagaggacagggctctgacgagcccctcgctctgcagttccgtggaaagccaccacaaggcagcggggagcaagaccatccccaaagcagcgggcccgtgctcaggcggccgcagagccactagacatgaccaaaaggccaaaggccacggcagcccggggggcagcgagcagggcactgcccccaaaggcatcagccgtgctcccatcaccagggactccaagacctcgcacaaatcgggcaggagcttatctccagcgcgttcaggtcccaccaccaacatactcagcaggatcagctctttcttcaggaatgtgagagccagacttacaaaaaagacggtggcctcatcacgagataaacatgggagcatcctggcggagccagtggaagggacctga